CACCAAGACAGTTGGTTTGATTTCAATATGTTCCAAACGGGGCATTGCCGCGAAAATCCCGTGTATGACCGCATACAGGTAGCGTACAACCGCACGCCCATTAAACCAACGATTGACGGAGAACCGATTTACGAAGATCATCCGGTGTGTTTCAACAGCAAAGAACTGGGCCTTTCGAGCGCCTATGATTGCCGCATTGCGGCGTATTTGGACGTGTTTGCGGGGGCATTCGGCAATACCTACGGCTGCCATGATGTGTGGCAAATGTACGCGCCGGGCCGTAAAAGCATCAATGGCGCATCCATACCGTGGTACGACGCCATCAATCTGCCGGCGGCAGGGCAAATGCAATACCTCAGAAAACTCATCGAATCTCGCCCTATGTTAGACCGAGTTCCGGACCAAAGCTTGGTGACGCAATCGGGTGAAATATATGACCGGATTCAGGCCACGCGCGGCAAAGACTATGCTTTTGTGTACAGTGTGAAAGGAAAAGCATTTACCGTTAATTTAGGAAAAATAGCGGGCGCTAACTTAACCGCTTTTTGGTACGACCCGCGTACCGGTAAGAGTAAAGAAGCGGGAACGTTTGCCAACAAAGGACAACAGGCGTTTACACCGCCCACCTCCGGTTATGGGCAGGATTGGGTATTGGTGTTGGACGATGCCTCTAAGAAGTACGCAAAACTATGAGAATAGCCATTGTCGGAACGGGGTTTTGGGCAAGGTACCAGATTCCTGCCTGGCAGGAGTTGGAAGGGGTGGAAATCGTGGCTGCTTATAATCGAACGCGGTCAAAAGCGGAAGAAATTGCTCAAAGATTCTCTATTCCAAACGTTTATGACAATATAGAATCCCTGCTTTTGAAGGAAGAATTGGATTGTATCGACATAATCACGGATGTAGATACGCACCCGGTTTTTACGAAAATGGCCGCCGAAAGAGGGGTAAATGTGATTTGTCAAAAACCCATGGCGGCATCTTTTGCCTTGGCTCAGGAAATGATACATGTCTGTCGGAAACAGGGGGTTAAGTTTTTTGTTCATGAAAATTTTCGCTGGCAGGCACCCATTAGAGCCCTCAAAAAAGCCATCAATTCGGGGGTGATCGGGGAGCCTTTCAAAGCCGGGGTTAGCTTTTGCTCCGGGTTTCCGGTGTTTGATAACCAGCCTTTTTTGGCTGAATTAGAGCAGTTTATCCTCACAGACATCGGCTCGCACGTGTTGGATGTGTGCCGATTTTTATTTGGCGAAGCAGATAATCTGCGTTGTATGACCCGAAGAGTCAATCCCGCCATCAAAGGGGAAGATGTGGCCAATGTGCTGATGGAAATGCAAAGCGGTCTGCATTGCTTTGCCGAAATGTCGTACGCGTCTATTTTGGAAAAAGAGTCCTTTCCCCAAACCTTGGTCTTAGTGGAAGGCACCAAAGGCTCGCTGCATTTGACCAATGATTTTGTCTTGAAAACCACAACGCGGCAAGGCACTTTGTCCGAAATCATTAAACCCGTTTTGTACGATTGGCTGGACCCTGCCTACGCCGTAGTGCATTCGAGCATTGTGGATTGTAACCGTGACATTCTCAGGGGACTACAGGGAGAAGCCGCTGAAACGACGGGCGATGATAATTTTGAAACGGTGAAATTGGTTTTTGCGGCGTATGAATCTGCGCGCACGGGAAAAGTGATTCACCTAAAAAATTTCAGTGAATGGCTCTCCTGACCCTACAAAATATCTCCAAAACCTTTCCGGGCGTACAGGCCCTGTCGGACGTTTCGTTTCCATTGGAAGCGGGGGAAGTTCATGCGGTTTGCGGTGAAAATGGGGCGGGCAAAAGTACCCTGATGAATATTCTGGCGGGGAATCTTCAACCCGATAGCGGAGGGCAAATTTTCATTGAGACTAAAGCCGTTCAAATCAGGGACTTCAATCAGGCGCGTGAGCTCGGTATTGCTATTGTGTATCAGGAGCGTTCGTTGGTTGAAATGCTGAGTATAGCTGAAAATATCTTTGCCAATCGGCACCCGAAAACCAAATGGGGATTGATTGATTATCCGCAATTGTACGCCAACACACAAGCCTTACTTCAACAACTCAATTTAACTCATTTGAGTCCGAAAACGCGGGTAGAAACTCTTTCCCCCGCGGAGCGGCAAATGGTGGAAATCGCGAAGGCCCTGTCTCAAAATCCTCGGATTCTTATTTTGGATGAACCTACGGCCAGTATCACCGAACAGGAAATTAATACCCTTTTTTCGACCATTCGTCAGCTCAAAAAACAAGGCATTGCGGTGATCTATATCTCGCATCGTATGGCTGAGATCTTTGAAATCGCCGACCGAGTCACGGTGCTGAAAGACGGAAGATACCAAGTTACCCTTTTTATTTCTGAAACCAATTCCGCCCAACTCATCAAGTTGATGGTTGGGCGTGATTTGGCTAAAACAGTCCATGAATCGTCAACGCAGGCTGAAACGTTGTTGGAAGTCAAAGGGCTGGAAAGTGCCTTATTTGAGGATATTAATTTTTACCTCAAAAAAGGCGAGATTGTTGCTTTGGCGGGCTTGGTAGGAGCGGGGCGAACGGAAATAGCAAGGGCCATTTTTGGAATGGATACCATAACCGCCGGAAGTGTGTGGCTCGACGGACAGTTGTGCAGCATCCATCACCCTGCCGACGCGATTTCTTATGGGATAGGATATGTACCGGAAGACCGAAAAAATCAGGGGCTTTTTTTGGACATGAGCGTTCAGGAGAATATTGTGGCGGGTAGGTTTTCGGGAAATGAAGCCATTTCAACCCAAGAACAGCTACAAATTGCAACTCAATTTAAAGAAGACCTGCGGATTCAAACACCTGCTGTTTCTCAAAAAGTCAGGCTGTTAAGCGGTGGAAATCAGCAGAAATGTGTCTTAGCCCGTTGGCTGCATCTGAATCCGAAAGTACTGATCGTGGACGAGCCTACTCACGGTGTAGATGTAGGAGCTAAACTTGAAATATACGAACTGTTACATAAAATGGCGTTGACGGGCACGAGTATTCTGCTGATTTCAAGCGAATTGCCTGAGGTATTGGCTTTGGCGGACAGAATTTTGGTGGTGTATCACGGAAAAATTGCCGGAGAATTGAGCTGTTCCGAAGCCACTGAAGAGCGGATTTTGGCCTTGGCCTCGGGCGAATTGAATGACGAATGAACGAATGACGAATGAACGAATGACGATTGAGGAATGGACGATGGGGGTACCCGCGGTCTGCTATTACGCTGTACGATGACAAATAAGGCTGTTTTATAGTTATTTACAATCAACATTAACTATAATCCGCGTTTCAATAGATTCAAAATACGATAGAAAATGAAATACCTGCAAGACCGAATCTTTACCTTATCTGTGCTCATCGTATTGGTGTGCATAGGAGCGTCGATGGCCTTTCCCCAACAGTTTCCTACGTTTGAGAATTTCAGCCAAATCCTGCTCAATGTCTCCATTGAAACCATTGTGGCGGTGGGGATGATGGTGTTGATGATTACGGGCGTCTTTGATCTTTCGGTAGGTTCGGTCGTGGCCCTCTCGGGTGGTTTAGCAGCTTATTTGATGGTCAATATGGGTATCTCCATGCCGGTTGCGGTATTGGCAGGCGTATTGGCTTCGTTGGCCGTAGGCTGGGTCAATGGGTATTTTATCGCCAAGGTAGGGATCAATCCGTTGATTCAAACTTTGGCCACAATGGGCATGGTGCGAGGGCTGGCATTGATGATTGCGGGGGCCGGTATTCAAAATTTGCCGTATGAATTCATTTATATCGGTCAAAGTAAACTGCTGAAAATTCAGTCTCCCGTTTGGTGGATGTTGGCTGTTGTGTTGATTTTTCATTTGCTTACCACCCGCACCGTTTTCTTTCGCCGTTACTATTACATTGGCGGTAACGAAAAAGCGGCTGATTTATCGGGAATCCGAGTGCGCAAAATGAAGCATTACGCATTTATTCTATCCGCATTGTTGGCAGGAATCGCCGGGATTTTAATTGCTTCTCGGCTGGGTTCGGCCATTGCTTCCATTGGGAAAGGCATGGAGCTACGGGTCATTACGGCCGTGATCTTGGGCGGAGCCAGTTTGGCGGGAGGCCAGGGTCGAATTGTCGGAGCCTTGTTGGGGACGGTATTTATGGGTATTATTTCCAACGTTATGGTGCTCTCCAGAGTGTCGGGGTATTGGCAGGAAATCATTTTGGGGGCGATCCTGATTGTAGCCATTTGGTTTGATATAGTGCTCAAAGGACCCCTAATGCAGCAACGGCTGCGGTCAAAAGGGGGAGTACTGAAGAAAGTATTGATTTTGTTTCCCCTATGGGTAGCAGGGGGCTGGGCATTATCGTCCTGCGAAGGCCCGCCCCGTGATACAACGGCTGCTGAAAGCACTGCCGTCAATGAAGCTGATTATGCCATGACCGAAGCCACTGCCGACGAAGAATACGTTATGGTGACTGCGGCGACGAGTTTGCCGTTGTTTGTTACTCACGACCAAGCGGCGTTCAGAGCATGGGGGAAAGCACGAGGCGTGAAAGTAAGCATTGTGGGGCCTACCGACTGGAACGTGCCGGCACAAATTGAGGCCATAGAGCAGGTGATTGCCACAAAGCCGGCCGGAATGCTCATCAACGGCACCGATTTGGGTATCGCCAATGCCATCAATAAAGCCGTTGAAGCGGGTATCCCGACCGTCGTGTATGATTCGGAAATACCGAGCAAACGGCATTGTTTTTTGGGCTCGGATTGGTATCAAATGGGGTTGAAACAGGGCGAAGCGATTGTGAAATTGGCGAATGGAAAAAAAGGGAAAGTAGCCTGTGTGGGCATATTGGGTCAGAGCAATCAGGAAGAAGGTTTCAGGGGGTTGCAGGAGGCGTTGAAAAAACACCCGAATCTGCAATTTTTAGGCAAATTTGAAACCCATAATTCGACGGAAGAAACGGCGCGCGTTACCTCCGATTTGATAAGCAGTTATCCGGATTTGGTTGCTATTGCCGGTTTTACCTCTGAAACAGGCCCGGGGATTGGGTTAGGAATTAAGGAAATGAACCGCGTCGGCAAGGTTATCGGTACCAATGTAGATGCCGGACCAATATTGCTTAAATTGTTGAAAGAAGGCGTATTACAATTGTTAGTGGAACAAAAACGGGAAACGTTTGTGTGGTACGGAGCCCAATTTTTATTCGATATGGTTCACAACGTCAATGCCTTTCCAAAAAACTACATTCAGGCAGGAAGCCACGCGCTGCCGTACTCGGTCAATACGGGTATTATCGAAATCAATAAAGATAATGTAGATAACTTCATCAAATAAAATTCGGTAGTTGGGCGGAATAATACAATGAATGGGTAAAATAGTATTATAAAACTGAAGAGGCGAATCTGTTATTTTGTAATAAATTACATTGCAAATATCTCTATTGCCTGTATGTAATTCTTGGACTTTATAATTGAACAGTAGTTTTTTCATCATAGATAGATTGTTATTGCATAGATTAGGGGTGGGTGACTACCCGCCCCTAATTTTATTTGACCAGAAACTTGAACACCATGAAAAGACCTCTCCTTTTTCTTTTTCTCCTTATCTCTTGTTTTAGTGCGTTTGGTCAGATTGACCGCAAAGCAACTAAAGAAACAAAAGCACTCTATGCCAATCTTAATCGGATACAGAAACAAGGCGTACTTTTTGGGCATCAGGATGGCTTAGCGTATGGACTGAACCGTGATTCGACGCGTTGGATGGGCGAAGAAAATCGTTCGGATGTAAAAACGGTTTCGGGCGAGTTTCCTGCCGTTATTGGCTGGGATTTGGGAAAAATGGAGTTTGACAGTGCCCGAAATCTGGACGGAGTGCCGTTTGATCTGATGAAAAAACGCATGGTGGAGCACTGCCAACGAGGCGGTATCAACACCGTCAGTTGGCATCCAAACAATCCCATTGATCCTTCAAAAACGACTTGGGATAACGTCGATTCGACCATCAAACGGGTTTTGAACGATAAAAAAAGCCTCAAAGTCTACAAAAAATGGCTCGACAAAGCCGCCGTTTTCTTCAAAAGCCTTGAGACGTCCGATGGCACATTGGTGCCCATTATTTACCGTCCTTACCACGAGCATACCGGCAGTTGGTTTTGGTGGGGTGCGGGGCATTGCAGCCCGGAAGAGTACAAAGAATTTTGGCAAATGACGGTGAAATACCTCCAAAAAAAGAAGAAAGTTCACAATCTGCTCATCGCGTATTCAACCGACCGATTTACGTCCAAAGAACATTATTTAGAACGATACCCGGGCAATGAATGGGTA
Above is a window of Runella slithyformis DSM 19594 DNA encoding:
- a CDS encoding glycoside hydrolase family 26 protein; protein product: MKRPLLFLFLLISCFSAFGQIDRKATKETKALYANLNRIQKQGVLFGHQDGLAYGLNRDSTRWMGEENRSDVKTVSGEFPAVIGWDLGKMEFDSARNLDGVPFDLMKKRMVEHCQRGGINTVSWHPNNPIDPSKTTWDNVDSTIKRVLNDKKSLKVYKKWLDKAAVFFKSLETSDGTLVPIIYRPYHEHTGSWFWWGAGHCSPEEYKEFWQMTVKYLQKKKKVHNLLIAYSTDRFTSKEHYLERYPGNEWVDLVGFDLYHRNAPASNEAFKADFKRMVTTLQEVATENNKPCAVTEMGLEKVSEANWWTDIVLPVVQDTKLSYFLVWRNGRPDHYYAPFEGQKSAVNFMKMIESGKVWLERKTADQRLYQTN
- a CDS encoding sugar ABC transporter ATP-binding protein; amino-acid sequence: MALLTLQNISKTFPGVQALSDVSFPLEAGEVHAVCGENGAGKSTLMNILAGNLQPDSGGQIFIETKAVQIRDFNQARELGIAIVYQERSLVEMLSIAENIFANRHPKTKWGLIDYPQLYANTQALLQQLNLTHLSPKTRVETLSPAERQMVEIAKALSQNPRILILDEPTASITEQEINTLFSTIRQLKKQGIAVIYISHRMAEIFEIADRVTVLKDGRYQVTLFISETNSAQLIKLMVGRDLAKTVHESSTQAETLLEVKGLESALFEDINFYLKKGEIVALAGLVGAGRTEIARAIFGMDTITAGSVWLDGQLCSIHHPADAISYGIGYVPEDRKNQGLFLDMSVQENIVAGRFSGNEAISTQEQLQIATQFKEDLRIQTPAVSQKVRLLSGGNQQKCVLARWLHLNPKVLIVDEPTHGVDVGAKLEIYELLHKMALTGTSILLISSELPEVLALADRILVVYHGKIAGELSCSEATEERILALASGELNDE
- a CDS encoding ABC transporter permease/substrate-binding protein translates to MKYLQDRIFTLSVLIVLVCIGASMAFPQQFPTFENFSQILLNVSIETIVAVGMMVLMITGVFDLSVGSVVALSGGLAAYLMVNMGISMPVAVLAGVLASLAVGWVNGYFIAKVGINPLIQTLATMGMVRGLALMIAGAGIQNLPYEFIYIGQSKLLKIQSPVWWMLAVVLIFHLLTTRTVFFRRYYYIGGNEKAADLSGIRVRKMKHYAFILSALLAGIAGILIASRLGSAIASIGKGMELRVITAVILGGASLAGGQGRIVGALLGTVFMGIISNVMVLSRVSGYWQEIILGAILIVAIWFDIVLKGPLMQQRLRSKGGVLKKVLILFPLWVAGGWALSSCEGPPRDTTAAESTAVNEADYAMTEATADEEYVMVTAATSLPLFVTHDQAAFRAWGKARGVKVSIVGPTDWNVPAQIEAIEQVIATKPAGMLINGTDLGIANAINKAVEAGIPTVVYDSEIPSKRHCFLGSDWYQMGLKQGEAIVKLANGKKGKVACVGILGQSNQEEGFRGLQEALKKHPNLQFLGKFETHNSTEETARVTSDLISSYPDLVAIAGFTSETGPGIGLGIKEMNRVGKVIGTNVDAGPILLKLLKEGVLQLLVEQKRETFVWYGAQFLFDMVHNVNAFPKNYIQAGSHALPYSVNTGIIEINKDNVDNFIK
- a CDS encoding Gfo/Idh/MocA family protein, with the protein product MRIAIVGTGFWARYQIPAWQELEGVEIVAAYNRTRSKAEEIAQRFSIPNVYDNIESLLLKEELDCIDIITDVDTHPVFTKMAAERGVNVICQKPMAASFALAQEMIHVCRKQGVKFFVHENFRWQAPIRALKKAINSGVIGEPFKAGVSFCSGFPVFDNQPFLAELEQFILTDIGSHVLDVCRFLFGEADNLRCMTRRVNPAIKGEDVANVLMEMQSGLHCFAEMSYASILEKESFPQTLVLVEGTKGSLHLTNDFVLKTTTRQGTLSEIIKPVLYDWLDPAYAVVHSSIVDCNRDILRGLQGEAAETTGDDNFETVKLVFAAYESARTGKVIHLKNFSEWLS